In the Pirellulales bacterium genome, one interval contains:
- a CDS encoding SGNH/GDSL hydrolase family protein: MPSARRAPSHDLPATVRARRRGIWFRIAAMLLAVVVGCLVAEVGLRLFGIRPERYPIPKWLAWDGQQFREAPKEEGLIKRPSRFESEGVRMGEYTPYARFKVVYGSNPTDYFDADNSVLAEVNNLGLRGPDVAEEKPDATRRVLILGDSFTFGVGVRDEDTFARRLEADLNREAPSGERIEVINAGVQGYNTRDEVLYLEREWLRLAPDLVIIVFYLNDAYEDRTFLNMGEALGVYVEPYGLGRYSYLADLVQHEIGARRSQRALEEYYLQHYFRDARNFLARPGEVASDWLKSRAALDRAAQLLRERNIPLVLVLFPELHQLDASYPFAKVHDLVRATADELSVPVLDLLDVYRGQVDHELWVHPTDHHPNAEAHRLAAQALHDFLSQRKLP, from the coding sequence ATGCCGTCCGCCCGTCGAGCCCCATCGCACGATCTACCCGCTACTGTCAGGGCGCGGCGACGCGGAATCTGGTTTCGTATCGCCGCCATGCTGCTGGCGGTCGTGGTCGGTTGTCTCGTGGCGGAAGTGGGGCTGCGCCTCTTCGGCATTCGCCCAGAGCGCTATCCGATTCCAAAATGGCTCGCCTGGGATGGCCAGCAGTTTCGCGAAGCCCCCAAGGAAGAAGGGCTCATCAAGCGCCCCAGTCGCTTCGAGTCTGAAGGCGTGCGCATGGGTGAGTACACGCCCTACGCGCGCTTCAAGGTCGTCTACGGCAGCAATCCCACGGACTATTTCGACGCAGACAACAGCGTGCTGGCCGAGGTGAACAATCTCGGATTGCGCGGTCCCGATGTGGCGGAAGAGAAGCCCGACGCCACGCGCCGCGTCCTCATCCTGGGAGACTCGTTCACCTTTGGCGTGGGCGTGCGAGACGAAGACACCTTTGCGCGACGCCTGGAAGCCGATCTGAATCGCGAGGCGCCGAGCGGCGAACGTATCGAGGTGATCAACGCTGGCGTGCAAGGCTACAACACGCGCGACGAGGTACTCTATCTCGAGCGCGAGTGGCTGCGGCTCGCGCCCGATCTCGTCATCATCGTCTTCTATCTGAACGACGCCTACGAGGATCGTACGTTTCTCAACATGGGCGAAGCGCTCGGCGTCTACGTCGAGCCCTATGGCCTGGGGCGGTACAGCTACCTGGCGGATCTCGTGCAGCACGAGATCGGTGCCCGCCGGTCGCAGCGGGCACTCGAAGAGTATTACCTGCAGCATTACTTTCGCGACGCGCGGAACTTTCTCGCCCGGCCGGGCGAGGTGGCGAGCGACTGGTTGAAGTCTCGCGCGGCGCTCGATCGCGCGGCGCAACTCTTACGCGAGCGGAACATTCCGCTTGTGCTGGTCCTGTTTCCCGAGTTGCATCAACTCGACGCCAGCTATCCCTTTGCCAAGGTACACGACCTCGTACGCGCGACGGCCGACGAGCTTTCGGTTCCTGTTCTCGACCTGCTCGATGTCTACCGCGGACAGGTGGACCATGAGCTGTGGGTACATCCCACCGATCACCACCCGAATGCCGAGGCTCACCGTCTCGCGGCCCAGGCACTGCACGACTTTCTGTCGCAGCGCAAGCTTCCGTAG
- the acnA gene encoding aconitate hydratase AcnA gives MADAIRQFDPFSARDTFDTGSGKAAIYRLSRLEALGLAKISNLPFSIRVLLESVLRSCDGYEVNEADVKNLASWSPTNVAAVEIPFKPARVVLQDFTGVPAVVDLAAMRTAIQRLGGMPRKINPLIPVDLVIDHSVQVDFFASDQALAENVELEFQRNRERYEFLRWGQGAFSNLRVVPPAVGIVHQVNLEYLAKGVFLGKDAQGEVAYPDSLVGTDSHTTMINGLGVVGWGVGGIEAEAVMLGQPIYMLMPEVIGFEIKGHLPAGATATDLVLTVTQMLRKKGVVGKFVEFYGPGVSNMRLADRATIANMAPEYGATMGFFPIDAETLAYLRRTGRTEAEVQLVERYAKEQGLFRTDSDPAPKFTDTLSLDLSTVEPSLAGPKRPQDRVPLAAMKTTFEKALSAPVAERGFALDSTALGRTARVVDNGRSSEITHGAVVIAAITSCTNTSNPSVMLGAGLLARKAVERGLSVKPYVKTSLAPGSRVVSDYLDRAGLTDDLKALGFHTVGYGCTTCIGNSGPLPEPVSKAIVEGDLVAAAVLSGNRNFEGRINPHVKANYLASPPLVVAYALAGTTDIDLVKEPIGEGRDGKPVFLKDIWPSQKEIDELIESTVLPEMFRNQYENCLTSNQEWNAIATSTGDLYQWDESSTYIQEPPFLTDINTEPDPLRPIRGARVLLALGDSITTDHISPAGSIAKDSPAGRYLREHGVEPVDFNSYGSRRGNDRVMTRGTFANIRIRNQIAPGTEGGVTRHLPDGETMSVYDASLKYKAEGVPLVVLAGAEYGTGSSRDWAAKGTQLLGVRAVIASSFERIHRSNLVGMGVLPLELPVGTTWQSLGLTGEEIYDLDGIDDTLKPLSTITVHAKNAAGAVKTFEAKVRIDTPVELDYYRHGGILQTVLRKLLAEA, from the coding sequence ATGGCCGACGCGATTCGCCAGTTCGATCCCTTTTCTGCCCGCGACACTTTTGATACCGGCTCGGGCAAGGCCGCGATCTATCGACTCTCGCGGCTCGAAGCGCTGGGCCTGGCGAAGATCTCGAACCTCCCGTTTTCGATCCGCGTGCTGCTCGAGTCGGTACTGCGTTCGTGCGACGGTTACGAGGTGAACGAAGCGGATGTGAAGAATCTCGCGTCGTGGAGCCCCACGAACGTGGCGGCGGTCGAGATCCCGTTCAAGCCGGCCCGCGTCGTGTTGCAAGACTTTACCGGCGTGCCGGCGGTAGTCGATCTGGCGGCCATGCGCACCGCCATACAACGGCTCGGTGGCATGCCGCGCAAGATCAATCCCCTCATCCCGGTCGATTTGGTCATCGACCACTCGGTGCAGGTCGATTTCTTTGCCAGCGATCAGGCCTTGGCCGAGAACGTCGAGCTCGAATTCCAGCGCAATCGCGAACGCTACGAGTTTCTGCGCTGGGGGCAGGGGGCCTTCAGCAACCTGCGCGTCGTGCCGCCGGCGGTGGGCATCGTCCACCAGGTGAATCTCGAGTACCTGGCCAAGGGGGTCTTCCTGGGCAAGGACGCGCAGGGCGAGGTCGCCTATCCCGATTCGCTCGTCGGAACCGACAGTCACACCACAATGATCAACGGCCTGGGCGTGGTCGGTTGGGGCGTGGGGGGCATCGAGGCCGAAGCGGTCATGCTGGGCCAGCCAATTTATATGCTTATGCCCGAAGTGATCGGCTTCGAGATCAAAGGCCATCTGCCTGCCGGCGCGACGGCGACCGATCTCGTGCTGACCGTGACCCAGATGCTGCGCAAGAAGGGGGTCGTCGGCAAGTTCGTCGAGTTCTATGGTCCCGGCGTGTCGAACATGCGGCTGGCCGATCGAGCGACGATTGCCAACATGGCGCCCGAGTATGGCGCCACGATGGGCTTCTTCCCCATCGATGCCGAGACGCTCGCCTACCTGCGTCGCACCGGCCGCACCGAGGCCGAAGTGCAACTGGTCGAACGCTACGCGAAGGAACAGGGCCTGTTCCGCACCGATAGCGATCCCGCGCCCAAGTTCACGGATACCCTCTCGCTCGACTTGAGCACGGTCGAGCCGAGCCTCGCCGGTCCCAAGCGTCCGCAGGATCGCGTACCGCTGGCCGCCATGAAGACGACGTTCGAGAAAGCCTTGTCGGCGCCGGTGGCGGAGCGTGGTTTCGCGCTCGACAGCACGGCGCTGGGGCGCACGGCACGCGTGGTCGACAACGGGCGTTCGAGCGAAATCACGCACGGCGCTGTGGTCATCGCGGCCATCACCAGTTGCACGAACACGAGCAACCCCTCGGTGATGCTCGGCGCCGGGCTGTTGGCACGCAAGGCGGTCGAGCGCGGCCTGTCGGTAAAGCCCTACGTCAAGACGAGCCTCGCGCCGGGATCGCGCGTCGTGAGCGATTATCTCGATCGCGCCGGTCTGACCGACGATCTCAAGGCGCTCGGTTTCCACACCGTCGGCTACGGTTGCACGACCTGCATCGGCAACAGCGGACCTCTGCCCGAGCCGGTGTCGAAGGCGATCGTCGAAGGCGATCTCGTGGCGGCGGCCGTGTTGAGCGGCAATCGCAACTTTGAAGGCCGCATCAACCCGCACGTGAAGGCGAACTATCTGGCCAGCCCGCCGTTGGTCGTGGCCTATGCCCTGGCCGGCACGACCGATATCGATCTGGTCAAGGAGCCGATCGGCGAGGGGCGCGACGGCAAGCCGGTCTTCTTGAAAGATATCTGGCCGTCGCAAAAGGAGATCGACGAGCTGATCGAATCGACCGTGCTCCCCGAGATGTTCCGCAACCAGTATGAGAACTGTCTTACCTCGAACCAGGAGTGGAATGCGATCGCCACGAGCACGGGCGATCTCTACCAGTGGGACGAGTCGAGCACGTATATTCAGGAGCCACCGTTCCTGACCGATATCAACACCGAGCCTGATCCGTTGCGGCCGATTCGCGGCGCTCGCGTCCTGTTGGCGCTGGGCGATTCGATTACGACCGATCACATCTCGCCCGCGGGTTCGATCGCCAAAGATTCGCCGGCGGGACGTTACCTGCGCGAGCATGGCGTGGAGCCGGTCGATTTCAACAGCTACGGCTCGCGACGCGGCAACGATCGCGTGATGACGCGCGGCACGTTCGCCAACATTCGCATTCGCAACCAGATCGCTCCCGGCACGGAAGGGGGCGTCACCCGCCACCTTCCCGACGGCGAGACGATGAGCGTCTACGACGCCTCGCTCAAGTACAAGGCCGAAGGCGTGCCGCTCGTCGTACTGGCGGGCGCCGAATACGGCACCGGCAGCAGCCGCGACTGGGCCGCCAAGGGGACGCAACTTCTCGGCGTGCGGGCCGTGATCGCCTCGAGCTTCGAGCGCATCCACCGCAGCAACCTGGTCGGCATGGGGGTGTTGCCGTTGGAACTGCCGGTCGGTACGACGTGGCAATCGCTGGGACTGACGGGCGAGGAGATCTACGACCTCGACGGCATCGACGACACGTTGAAGCCGCTGTCGACCATCACCGTGCATGCGAAGAACGCGGCCGGCGCGGTCAAGACGTTCGAGGCCAAGGTGCGGATCGATACGCCCGTCGAGTTGGATTACTATCGACATGGGGGCATCTTGCAGACCGTGTTGCGCAAGTTGCTCGCCGAGGCCTGA
- a CDS encoding NAD-dependent epimerase/dehydratase family protein: MRVLVTGATGFVGSAAVRALRRHGHAVWGLVRDPAKAPPLTAIGAEVFAGDMWRPETYVPRVSEVDAVIHAAQQRTTGRWTRAKIHAMHESDTRMTRSLAAACLAEQKPFVYTSGALTHARYGGARVDESMPARPCLLARGHAEMEAELVSLARTRGLRATIISPGFVYGAGGILETMARLMRRGQYRLIGPADNRWSLVHIDDLGEAYALVLEHGRPGEAYFLGDDHPLSRREVVHRLAAVLDTPAPKAVPRLLAQLLFGRPLVEAITAPLYISNEKAKRELHWQPSHVNYADSLPAVVAGMDV; encoded by the coding sequence GTGAGAGTTCTCGTTACCGGAGCCACCGGCTTTGTAGGAAGTGCCGCCGTGCGAGCCCTGCGGCGACATGGGCATGCGGTGTGGGGGCTCGTCCGCGATCCGGCCAAGGCACCCCCGCTTACCGCAATCGGCGCCGAGGTCTTCGCCGGCGATATGTGGCGTCCCGAGACCTACGTGCCGCGCGTCTCCGAGGTGGACGCGGTCATCCATGCCGCCCAACAAAGGACCACCGGGCGCTGGACCCGCGCCAAGATCCACGCGATGCACGAGAGCGACACGCGGATGACCCGCTCGCTCGCCGCGGCATGCCTCGCCGAGCAAAAGCCTTTCGTCTACACGAGCGGCGCGCTGACGCATGCCCGCTATGGCGGCGCGCGGGTGGATGAGTCGATGCCTGCGCGTCCCTGCCTGCTCGCCCGTGGTCATGCCGAGATGGAAGCCGAACTCGTCTCCCTGGCGCGCACCAGAGGCCTGCGCGCGACGATCATCAGCCCCGGCTTCGTCTATGGCGCCGGGGGCATTCTCGAGACGATGGCCAGGCTCATGCGGCGCGGACAATATCGGCTGATCGGCCCCGCCGACAACCGCTGGAGCCTGGTCCACATCGACGACCTCGGCGAGGCCTACGCCCTGGTCTTGGAGCACGGCCGGCCGGGCGAAGCCTACTTCCTGGGAGACGACCATCCCCTGTCACGTCGCGAGGTGGTGCATCGCCTGGCGGCGGTCCTCGACACGCCGGCGCCGAAGGCCGTACCGCGCCTGCTCGCGCAACTCCTCTTCGGCCGCCCCCTGGTCGAGGCCATCACGGCGCCGCTGTATATTTCGAACGAAAAGGCGAAGCGCGAGCTGCACTGGCAACCCAGCCATGTCAACTACGCCGACTCACTCCCGGCGGTGGTCGCGGGGATGGACGTTTAG